A genome region from Micromonospora peucetia includes the following:
- the rfaE2 gene encoding D-glycero-beta-D-manno-heptose 1-phosphate adenylyltransferase, protein MAGGAAEQRRLAAVVEGWLGRPVLIVGDAMLDEWRFAESDRLCREAPAPVLTLRRRISAAGGAANTAVNVATLGGRAVLVAPVGADVAGDELHDCLDRAGVWDRTVNQPGRPTPVKRRMLAGNQILLREDSGDPDDALDDDGVARLLTALDCATEELRAAGGEAPTLVVCDYGLGALPAPVRAWLVAHRERYATVALDAHDLADWRGLAPTVVTPSFAEATRLLARAAGARPAPGVELHLDHPDGDPADGPSELTVGVSPGGAGRTGLGATGEPTPGEGRVAMTGNGLTVTGTGVTVNATVGEGVDRAVLAESRLAELRAHTGADVVAVTLDTDGAVVGGADGEPRRSHSTPVPASHAVGAGDAYLAAMTLALAADAPLPTAAQLAQLAATVTVSDTGTCVCRREDLFDALGAPGDGAVHRALVGTDELATLVEEHRRAGRAIVFTNGCFDVLHRGHVRYLEQARALGDLLVVAVNSDGSVRRLKGPDRPVNPVEDRIALLAALACVDHVVVFEEDSPAGLIETVRPDVYVKGGDYPPEMVPEAPLVRRLGGQVRTLGYVPDRSTSAIIDRIRSHGHEPQPDTSLTSKPS, encoded by the coding sequence ATGGCAGGAGGAGCAGCGGAACAGCGCCGGCTCGCCGCAGTGGTGGAGGGCTGGCTGGGACGTCCCGTTCTGATCGTGGGCGACGCCATGCTCGACGAGTGGCGGTTCGCCGAGTCCGACCGGCTCTGCCGGGAGGCGCCCGCCCCCGTCCTCACTCTGCGCCGGCGGATCTCCGCAGCCGGTGGGGCGGCGAACACCGCCGTCAACGTCGCCACGCTCGGGGGCCGGGCGGTGCTGGTGGCGCCGGTCGGAGCGGACGTGGCCGGCGACGAACTGCACGACTGTCTGGACCGGGCCGGCGTCTGGGACCGTACGGTCAACCAGCCCGGCCGCCCGACGCCGGTGAAGCGACGGATGCTGGCGGGCAACCAGATCCTGCTCCGGGAGGACTCCGGCGACCCCGACGACGCGCTCGACGACGACGGGGTGGCCCGGCTGCTCACCGCGCTGGACTGCGCCACCGAGGAGCTGCGCGCCGCCGGCGGCGAGGCGCCGACCCTGGTGGTCTGCGACTACGGCCTGGGCGCGCTGCCCGCGCCGGTCCGCGCGTGGCTGGTCGCCCACCGGGAGCGGTACGCGACGGTCGCGCTGGACGCCCACGACCTGGCCGACTGGCGCGGCCTGGCCCCGACCGTGGTGACCCCCAGCTTCGCCGAGGCGACCCGGCTGCTCGCCCGGGCCGCCGGTGCCCGCCCGGCGCCGGGCGTCGAGCTGCACCTGGACCATCCGGACGGCGATCCGGCCGACGGTCCCTCCGAGCTCACGGTGGGGGTCTCCCCCGGCGGGGCCGGCCGCACCGGGCTCGGGGCGACCGGCGAGCCGACGCCCGGCGAGGGCCGGGTGGCGATGACCGGGAACGGGCTCACCGTGACCGGCACCGGCGTCACCGTGAACGCCACCGTCGGCGAGGGCGTCGACCGGGCCGTACTGGCCGAGTCCCGGCTCGCCGAACTGCGCGCGCACACCGGCGCGGACGTGGTGGCGGTGACCCTGGACACCGACGGCGCGGTGGTCGGCGGGGCGGACGGCGAGCCCCGGCGCAGCCACAGCACCCCGGTGCCGGCCAGCCACGCGGTCGGGGCGGGCGACGCGTACCTGGCGGCGATGACGCTGGCGCTGGCCGCCGACGCGCCACTGCCCACCGCCGCCCAGCTGGCCCAGCTCGCCGCGACCGTCACCGTCTCGGACACCGGCACCTGCGTGTGCCGCCGGGAGGACCTGTTCGACGCGCTGGGCGCACCGGGCGACGGGGCGGTCCACCGGGCGCTGGTCGGCACCGACGAGCTGGCCACGCTCGTCGAGGAGCACCGCCGGGCGGGCCGCGCGATCGTCTTCACCAACGGCTGCTTCGACGTGCTGCACCGCGGTCACGTGCGCTACCTGGAGCAGGCCCGCGCGCTCGGCGACCTGCTGGTGGTGGCGGTCAACTCCGACGGCAGCGTACGGCGGCTGAAGGGCCCCGACCGGCCGGTGAACCCGGTCGAGGACCGGATCGCCCTGCTCGCCGCACTGGCGTGCGTCGACCACGTGGTGGTCTTCGAGGAGGACTCCCCGGCCGGGCTGATCGAGACCGTCCGCCCCGACGTGTACGTCAAGGGCGGCGACTACCCGCCGGAGATGGTGCCCGAGGCGCCGCTGGTACGCCGACTCGGCGGGCAGGTCCGCACCCTCGGGTACGTCCCCGACCGGTCCACCTCGGCGATCATCGACCGGATCCGGTCGCACGGCCACGAGCCCCAGCCGGACACCTCCCTGACGAGCAAGCCGTCGTGA
- a CDS encoding Hsp20/alpha crystallin family protein, producing the protein MSEQGGGAGRGWRGRQQGWDPMGELQSLRTELRRLVGGRAGPPEVELAETADGWEVVVRLPGVAPEEVAVELDDRELCVRARSEAEVNADHGIPGGFETRGFEYRVDLPSRVDPDAIDAVMDHGLLRVRLPRATRPGPRTITVGRTGPRSTGPVGGTPSVVDPAADREMHRPDIAVGDTVQP; encoded by the coding sequence ATGAGCGAGCAGGGCGGAGGGGCTGGCCGGGGCTGGCGCGGCCGGCAGCAGGGCTGGGACCCGATGGGTGAGCTCCAGTCCCTGCGTACGGAGTTGCGCCGGCTGGTCGGCGGTCGGGCCGGGCCACCGGAAGTCGAGCTGGCCGAGACCGCCGACGGCTGGGAGGTCGTGGTGCGGCTGCCCGGCGTGGCACCGGAGGAGGTGGCCGTCGAGCTGGACGACCGTGAGCTCTGCGTCCGGGCCCGCTCCGAGGCCGAGGTCAACGCCGACCACGGTATCCCCGGCGGCTTCGAGACCCGGGGCTTCGAATACCGGGTCGACCTGCCGTCCCGGGTGGACCCCGACGCCATCGACGCGGTGATGGACCACGGCCTGCTCCGGGTGCGGCTGCCCCGGGCCACCCGGCCCGGGCCGCGCACCATCACCGTCGGCCGTACCGGCCCCCGTTCCACCGGCCCCGTCGGGGGTACGCCGAGCGTCGTCGACCCGGCCGCGGACCGGGAGATGCACCGCCCGGACATCGCCGTCGGCGATACGGTCCAGCCGTAA
- a CDS encoding DUF4240 domain-containing protein yields the protein MTDLVDGVRVPSAEDEARFWALVESAWERLGDEPAAVRRALLTREPGANVEGVYTIDEWLDPFLDNLSQLAAGLSSQELTDLDRVVERKLHDIDRADVHEVTDGSDDGFLYCRGHVVALGREFYEAVTADPTVAVPDGECGGVCYLFAHLHNERFGGWPVTGSGISRESFSNPAGWTN from the coding sequence GTGACTGATCTGGTGGATGGCGTACGGGTGCCGAGCGCCGAGGACGAGGCGAGGTTCTGGGCCCTCGTCGAGTCGGCCTGGGAGCGGCTCGGCGACGAGCCCGCAGCGGTCCGGCGGGCGCTCCTGACCAGGGAACCCGGGGCCAATGTCGAAGGCGTCTACACCATCGACGAGTGGCTCGACCCGTTCCTCGACAACCTCAGCCAGCTCGCTGCCGGCCTGTCCAGCCAGGAGTTGACCGACCTGGACCGGGTGGTCGAGCGCAAGTTGCACGACATCGACCGGGCCGATGTGCACGAGGTGACCGACGGCTCCGACGACGGGTTCCTCTACTGCCGGGGGCACGTCGTCGCGCTCGGGCGCGAGTTCTACGAGGCAGTGACCGCCGATCCCACCGTGGCTGTGCCCGACGGCGAATGCGGGGGTGTGTGTTACCTCTTCGCCCACCTGCACAACGAGCGGTTCGGCGGCTGGCCGGTCACCGGCTCAGGCATTTCCCGGGAGTCCTTCAGCAATCCGGCCGGTTGGACCAACTGA
- a CDS encoding GNAT family N-acetyltransferase, protein MEPDDAEALWRWNNDPDVMRWLDDGYPESLAQVTARCEQRERNSYEHVLFGIETLAEKRLIGLVKLGDATPETGDAELDIYIGEKDCWGRGYGTEATRLICRYGFDKMRLHRITLWVADENAPAIRVYEKAGFVEEGRARESFRRDGRWHDMVMMGLLEGELHR, encoded by the coding sequence ATGGAGCCGGACGACGCGGAAGCCCTGTGGCGGTGGAACAACGACCCGGACGTCATGCGCTGGCTCGACGATGGATACCCGGAATCCCTGGCCCAGGTCACCGCACGATGCGAGCAACGTGAGCGGAACTCGTACGAACACGTGCTCTTCGGGATCGAGACGCTGGCCGAGAAGCGGCTGATCGGCCTCGTCAAGCTCGGCGACGCGACGCCCGAGACCGGCGATGCGGAGCTGGACATCTACATCGGCGAGAAGGATTGCTGGGGGCGCGGTTACGGCACTGAGGCCACTCGCCTGATCTGCCGATACGGATTCGACAAGATGCGCCTGCACCGCATCACGCTGTGGGTCGCGGACGAGAACGCTCCGGCGATCCGCGTCTACGAGAAGGCCGGCTTCGTCGAAGAAGGCAGGGCCCGCGAATCGTTCCGCCGCGACGGCAGATGGCACGACATGGTCATGATGGGCCTGCTGGAAGGCGAGCTGCACCGCTGA
- a CDS encoding MFS transporter — protein sequence MSGAEATAAPAAAPPDGPARRGPLPRLLRERVFRRFWSAQTVSYFGDEISTLALPLLAVLVFQATPAEMGYLTAAAVIPNLLFSLLIGAWVDRHPHKRRLMILTDLGRALLLVAVPAAYLLDVLTMAQLYVVAFAVGTLAVIFEVARGPLFVSVVDRSDYVEANTLVNGSRAMSHVAGPSLGGILVQVLTAPIALIADALSYVVSAYFLGRIRPTEPAPARGALALGGGLGFIARTPMMRAILLGTTTVNLFNFMLIALFVLYATQELGLTPGLLGAVLGAGAVGGLIGAALTGRLVRRFGVGPTLLAGFVLFPAPMLLIPLAGGPTPMVVGMLFAAEFLSAIGVMMLDITTGSVQTALTPQALLARVAGARRTVNYGVRPIGALLGGALGTILGVRPALWIATAGALAGVAWVAFSPVRRLHGLPEQAD from the coding sequence ATGAGTGGCGCGGAGGCGACCGCCGCCCCGGCCGCCGCCCCACCGGACGGTCCGGCCCGACGCGGCCCGCTGCCCCGGCTGCTGCGTGAGCGGGTGTTCCGTCGGTTCTGGTCGGCGCAGACCGTGTCGTACTTCGGCGACGAGATCTCCACCCTGGCCCTGCCGCTGCTGGCCGTGCTGGTGTTCCAGGCCACGCCCGCCGAGATGGGCTACCTGACCGCCGCCGCAGTCATCCCCAACCTGCTCTTCTCGCTGCTCATCGGCGCCTGGGTGGACCGGCACCCGCACAAGCGCCGCCTCATGATCCTCACCGACCTCGGCCGGGCGCTGCTGCTCGTCGCAGTGCCGGCGGCCTACCTGCTGGACGTGCTCACGATGGCCCAGTTGTACGTGGTCGCCTTCGCGGTCGGCACCCTCGCCGTGATCTTCGAGGTCGCCCGAGGGCCGCTCTTCGTCTCCGTCGTGGACCGCTCCGACTACGTCGAGGCGAACACCCTGGTCAACGGCAGCCGGGCGATGTCCCACGTGGCCGGGCCGAGCCTCGGCGGGATCCTCGTGCAGGTGCTCACCGCGCCGATCGCCCTGATCGCCGACGCCCTGTCGTACGTCGTGTCCGCGTACTTCCTGGGGCGGATCCGACCCACGGAGCCGGCACCCGCCCGCGGCGCCCTGGCGCTCGGCGGTGGGCTGGGCTTCATCGCGCGGACGCCGATGATGCGCGCGATCCTGCTCGGCACCACCACGGTCAACCTGTTCAACTTCATGTTGATCGCGCTGTTCGTGCTCTACGCCACGCAGGAACTCGGCCTCACCCCCGGCCTGCTGGGCGCCGTGCTGGGTGCCGGCGCGGTGGGCGGCCTGATCGGCGCGGCACTGACCGGCCGGCTGGTCCGCCGGTTCGGCGTCGGCCCGACGCTGCTGGCCGGGTTCGTCCTCTTCCCTGCCCCCATGCTGCTCATTCCGCTCGCCGGCGGACCGACGCCGATGGTGGTCGGGATGCTCTTCGCCGCGGAGTTCCTCTCCGCGATCGGGGTGATGATGCTCGACATCACGACGGGCTCGGTGCAGACGGCGCTCACCCCGCAGGCGCTGCTGGCCCGGGTGGCCGGGGCCCGGCGCACCGTCAACTACGGCGTCCGGCCGATCGGCGCGCTGCTCGGCGGCGCGCTCGGCACCATCCTCGGCGTACGGCCGGCGCTGTGGATCGCGACGGCGGGCGCGCTCGCCGGGGTGGCGTGGGTGGCCTTCTCGCCGGTCCGCCGCCTGCACGGGCTTCCCGAGCAGGCCGACTGA
- a CDS encoding helix-turn-helix domain-containing protein, with product MSLPEVKLTDPKALRGYAHPLRMALIGLLRQQGPMTATQAAERLGESVPNCSFHLRQLAKYGLAERAPGADARERPWRATALNTSWDDVSDDPQTRAAVDELSAVQLALYTRQAEEFLTRRADESTAWRAVTGFGDRPVYVTPEEMAALSARIDALLAEYDDRIVDPTKRPAGSRKVRLVHLTVLADPPPAETAGASADSANTAGSADTAAGSTGDATGPGLAAGRSGQSDDAR from the coding sequence GTGTCCCTACCCGAGGTGAAGCTCACCGACCCCAAGGCCCTGCGGGGCTACGCGCACCCGCTACGAATGGCCCTGATCGGGCTACTGCGCCAGCAGGGCCCGATGACCGCCACCCAGGCCGCCGAGCGGCTCGGCGAGAGCGTGCCGAACTGCTCCTTCCACCTCCGGCAGCTCGCCAAGTACGGGCTCGCCGAGCGGGCGCCCGGCGCCGACGCCCGAGAACGGCCCTGGCGGGCCACCGCCCTCAATACGTCCTGGGACGACGTCTCGGACGACCCGCAGACCCGGGCGGCCGTTGACGAGCTGAGCGCCGTCCAGCTCGCCCTCTACACCCGCCAGGCCGAGGAGTTCCTGACCCGGCGGGCCGACGAGTCGACGGCCTGGCGGGCGGTCACCGGGTTCGGCGACCGGCCGGTGTACGTCACCCCCGAGGAGATGGCCGCGCTGAGCGCGCGGATCGACGCCCTGCTCGCCGAGTACGACGACCGGATCGTCGACCCGACGAAGCGGCCGGCCGGCAGCCGGAAGGTCAGGCTCGTGCACCTGACCGTCCTCGCCGACCCGCCACCCGCCGAAACCGCCGGGGCCTCCGCTGATTCCGCCAACACCGCTGGTTCCGCCGACACCGCCGCTGGTTCCACCGGCGACGCCACGGGCCCCGGGCTGGCTGCCGGCCGCTCCGGCCAGTCGGACGACGCACGATGA
- a CDS encoding pyridoxamine 5'-phosphate oxidase family protein, with protein sequence MTVEITSHEELRELLGAPVARALAKERPVLHPRDRDWLAASPFCLVATAGADGSCDVSPKGDPPGFALVLDERTIAIPERPGNRRADGYRNILDNPHVGLIFLIPGRTDTLRINGRARLVRDAPWFDDMVVKGHRPVLAVVVEIEQIFYHCAKAFLRSQLWQPESWQPDVLPSRARLVKEVEYPAADLADLERHYGPDYATTIYT encoded by the coding sequence GTGACGGTGGAGATCACCTCGCACGAGGAACTGCGCGAGCTGCTGGGGGCGCCGGTGGCGAGGGCGCTTGCCAAGGAGCGGCCCGTCCTGCACCCCCGGGACCGGGACTGGCTGGCCGCCTCGCCGTTCTGTCTGGTGGCGACGGCGGGCGCGGACGGCAGTTGCGACGTCTCGCCGAAGGGCGACCCGCCCGGCTTCGCGCTGGTGCTGGACGAACGGACCATCGCCATTCCGGAGCGGCCGGGCAACAGGCGTGCCGACGGCTACCGCAACATCCTGGACAACCCGCACGTCGGGCTGATCTTCCTGATTCCCGGGCGTACCGACACGCTGCGGATCAACGGCCGGGCCCGGCTGGTCCGCGACGCGCCGTGGTTCGACGACATGGTGGTCAAGGGGCACCGCCCGGTCCTTGCCGTGGTGGTGGAGATCGAGCAGATCTTCTACCACTGCGCCAAGGCGTTCCTGCGTTCACAGCTGTGGCAGCCGGAGAGCTGGCAGCCGGACGTGCTGCCGTCCCGGGCCCGGCTGGTCAAGGAGGTCGAATACCCGGCGGCGGACCTGGCGGACCTGGAACGCCACTACGGCCCGGACTACGCCACCACCATCTACACCTGA
- a CDS encoding glycosyltransferase family 9 protein: MVTPDLLGPATGLVPDVERIAVLRANALGDFIFVLPTLDALRGAYPEAEIVLLGAPWHAKLWRERPGPVDRVLVVPPAPGIRHPEPGEPESTPDAFLAAAREERFDLALQLHGGGANSNPFVGALGARVTAGLRAADAPPLDRWIRYVYYQYEVIRYLEVAGLVGAGATTIVPVLAVTDADRAEAADVLGPAERPRVALHPGATDTRRRWPAERFAEVARELVGDGYEVLVTGTPAEQEVVDRVVGAARVPVRPQVGTLSLGGLAGCYAGCELVVSNDTGPLHLAAAVGTATVGIYWVGNLITVANPLRGRHRPICSWTVLCPVCGVDCTPGIYPHRPGDGDCPHRDSFVTDVPVAEVVESARELLRRPR; the protein is encoded by the coding sequence GTGGTCACCCCGGACCTGCTCGGCCCGGCCACCGGGCTCGTGCCCGACGTCGAGCGGATCGCCGTGCTGCGCGCCAACGCGCTCGGCGACTTCATCTTCGTCCTGCCGACGCTGGACGCGTTGCGGGGCGCGTACCCGGAAGCGGAGATCGTGCTGCTCGGTGCGCCGTGGCACGCGAAGCTCTGGCGGGAGCGGCCCGGCCCGGTGGACCGCGTGCTGGTGGTGCCGCCCGCGCCGGGGATCCGCCACCCGGAGCCGGGCGAGCCGGAGTCGACGCCGGACGCGTTCCTCGCCGCCGCCCGTGAGGAACGCTTCGACCTGGCGTTGCAGCTGCACGGCGGCGGTGCCAATTCCAACCCGTTCGTCGGCGCCCTCGGCGCGCGGGTCACCGCCGGGCTGCGCGCCGCGGACGCGCCGCCACTGGACCGCTGGATCCGGTACGTCTACTACCAGTACGAGGTGATCCGCTACCTGGAGGTGGCCGGGCTCGTCGGCGCGGGCGCCACCACGATCGTCCCGGTGCTGGCCGTGACCGACGCCGACCGGGCCGAGGCGGCCGACGTGCTCGGCCCGGCGGAGCGGCCGAGGGTGGCGCTGCACCCCGGCGCCACGGACACCCGCCGGCGATGGCCCGCCGAACGCTTCGCCGAGGTCGCCCGCGAGCTGGTCGGCGACGGGTACGAGGTGCTGGTCACCGGCACCCCCGCCGAGCAGGAGGTGGTGGATCGGGTGGTCGGGGCGGCCAGGGTGCCGGTCCGTCCGCAGGTGGGCACGCTCAGCCTCGGCGGGCTGGCCGGCTGCTACGCCGGCTGCGAGCTGGTGGTCTCCAACGACACCGGGCCGCTGCACCTGGCCGCCGCCGTGGGCACCGCGACCGTCGGCATCTACTGGGTCGGCAACCTGATCACGGTGGCGAACCCGCTGCGCGGCCGGCACCGGCCGATCTGTTCGTGGACGGTGCTCTGCCCGGTCTGCGGGGTGGACTGCACCCCGGGCATCTACCCGCACCGCCCCGGCGACGGCGACTGCCCGCACCGGGACTCCTTCGTCACCGACGTGCCGGTGGCCGAGGTGGTGGAGTCGGCCCGCGAGCTGCTCCGCCGGCCTCGGTGA
- a CDS encoding VOC family protein, translating to MQYAPVVVALPIADRPTSYRFYSEGLGLEAVGEPAEDGVPEPLQFTLNDGLRVMLVPTGGFGWVIGGHEVARRGQSECVVSLPAATPAEVDELVGRARAAGADVVVEPGPQPWGYTGTFADPDGHLWTVLADAH from the coding sequence ATGCAGTACGCACCCGTCGTCGTCGCCCTGCCGATCGCCGATCGCCCGACCTCGTACCGCTTCTACTCGGAGGGGCTCGGCCTGGAGGCCGTCGGCGAGCCGGCCGAGGACGGCGTCCCCGAGCCCCTGCAGTTCACGCTCAACGACGGTCTCCGGGTCATGCTGGTGCCCACCGGCGGTTTCGGCTGGGTCATCGGTGGCCACGAGGTGGCCCGGCGGGGGCAGAGCGAGTGCGTCGTCAGCCTCCCCGCCGCGACGCCCGCCGAGGTCGACGAGCTCGTCGGGCGGGCCCGGGCCGCCGGTGCGGACGTCGTCGTCGAGCCGGGCCCGCAACCGTGGGGCTACACGGGCACCTTCGCCGACCCCGACGGTCACCTCTGGACGGTGCTCGCGGACGCACACTGA
- a CDS encoding glycosyltransferase: protein MSRPLDLGTAGRFRAERLLDVLVPTRNRPAELAVTLSGLAAQEGLPGFGVVVSDQSDGDAAYRHPAAATMVRALRHRGHPVLLTRRLPRRGLAEHRAYLLAASAARYVLCLDDDVWLQPGTLRRLVTAIEELGCGFVGNAVHGLSYADDVRPETHRHYEEWTGPPAPERIRPGTSQWERASIHSAANLLHVTRQLDLPAGAWRAYKVSWIGGCVLYDRAKLVDSGGFDFWRRVHEKHQGEDVAAQLAVLARFGGAGVLPSGAYHLESPTTVTDRDVEAWEVVLAEDDAAQPA, encoded by the coding sequence GTGAGTCGCCCGCTCGACCTCGGCACGGCCGGGCGGTTCCGCGCCGAACGGCTGCTCGACGTGCTGGTCCCGACCCGCAACCGGCCCGCCGAACTGGCGGTCACCCTCTCCGGGCTGGCCGCCCAGGAGGGCCTGCCCGGTTTCGGCGTGGTGGTCAGCGACCAGTCCGACGGCGACGCCGCGTACCGGCATCCGGCGGCGGCCACCATGGTCCGGGCGCTGCGCCACCGGGGGCACCCGGTGCTGCTGACCCGCCGGCTGCCCAGGCGCGGGCTGGCCGAGCACCGGGCATACCTGCTGGCCGCGTCCGCCGCCCGGTACGTGCTCTGCCTCGACGACGACGTCTGGCTGCAGCCGGGCACGCTGCGCCGGCTGGTCACCGCCATCGAGGAACTGGGCTGCGGCTTCGTCGGCAACGCGGTGCACGGGCTGTCGTACGCCGACGACGTCCGGCCGGAGACACACCGGCACTACGAGGAGTGGACCGGCCCGCCCGCCCCGGAACGGATCCGCCCGGGCACTTCGCAGTGGGAGCGGGCGTCGATCCATTCGGCGGCGAACCTGCTGCACGTCACGCGGCAACTGGACCTGCCGGCGGGGGCCTGGCGGGCGTACAAGGTGTCCTGGATCGGCGGCTGCGTGCTCTACGACCGGGCGAAGCTGGTCGACTCCGGCGGGTTCGACTTCTGGCGGCGGGTGCACGAGAAACACCAGGGCGAGGACGTCGCCGCCCAGCTCGCCGTGCTGGCGCGCTTCGGCGGCGCCGGCGTCCTGCCCAGCGGCGCGTACCACCTGGAGTCGCCGACCACGGTCACCGACCGGGACGTGGAGGCGTGGGAGGTCGTGCTCGCCGAGGACGACGCCGCCCAGCCGGCCTGA
- a CDS encoding DUF2231 domain-containing protein translates to MESRLKVLGHPLHPMLVMFPVGLLVTAVLFDLVDTVGGPDFLGEVAYWNITVGLIGGLLAAVAGTFDLLAIPSATRAKRVALTHAAANLAVILLFAAVWVVRLNADSRAAGGALIAIEVVALAILGVSAWLGGELVDRLGVGVDRDAGLDAPSSLRSTAAIQRIGERQ, encoded by the coding sequence ATGGAGAGCCGACTCAAGGTGCTGGGCCATCCCCTCCACCCGATGTTGGTCATGTTTCCCGTCGGCCTGCTGGTCACCGCCGTCCTGTTCGACCTGGTGGACACCGTCGGCGGGCCGGACTTCCTCGGCGAGGTCGCGTACTGGAACATCACCGTCGGCCTGATCGGCGGCCTGCTGGCCGCGGTGGCCGGGACGTTCGACCTGCTGGCCATCCCGTCGGCCACCCGCGCGAAGCGGGTGGCGCTGACCCACGCCGCCGCCAACCTGGCGGTGATCCTGCTCTTCGCCGCGGTCTGGGTGGTCCGGCTCAACGCCGACTCCCGGGCCGCCGGTGGCGCGCTGATCGCCATCGAGGTGGTCGCGCTGGCCATCCTCGGCGTCAGCGCCTGGCTGGGCGGGGAACTCGTCGACCGGCTCGGCGTCGGCGTGGACCGGGACGCCGGCCTGGACGCGCCCAGCTCACTGCGATCAACCGCGGCCATCCAACGGATCGGAGAGAGGCAATGA